A single genomic interval of Shewanella psychropiezotolerans harbors:
- a CDS encoding Cro/CI family transcriptional regulator: MKKSAAIKFFGSQTKLAEVIKVSQAAISKWPDDVPELRAYQIEHLTKGELKAHAPQLAHSDNAA; this comes from the coding sequence ATGAAGAAGTCTGCAGCCATCAAGTTCTTTGGTTCACAAACCAAATTAGCTGAAGTAATCAAAGTGTCTCAGGCAGCGATTTCCAAGTGGCCTGACGATGTTCCTGAACTTCGTGCTTATCAAATTGAGCATTTAACGAAAGGGGAGTTAAAGGCCCATGCCCCGCAGTTGGCTCATTCTGACAATGCAGCTTAA
- a CDS encoding XRE family transcriptional regulator, producing MKTLAQNISNRLKASGLTQKELAERANISQVMVHKLISGKTTSTSKLLNIAAALGCTAEQLQYGEDKPKSDSNAQWTGEFESWGNDSPLDNDGVEIPFYMEVELAAGHGIAEATEYSGPKLRFAKSTLKKQNVDADNAACVRVTGNSMEPVLPHGSTIGVDTAATKIIDGKMYAINHDGMLRVKMLYRLPGNGLRMRSYNIDEYPDERYEAEELKHIKIIGKVFWYSVLV from the coding sequence ATGAAAACACTCGCACAGAACATTAGTAATCGGCTTAAAGCCAGTGGCCTTACCCAAAAGGAACTAGCAGAAAGAGCCAACATCTCACAAGTAATGGTTCACAAGTTGATCTCAGGAAAAACTACATCTACTTCGAAGCTGCTGAATATTGCTGCAGCCTTGGGCTGCACAGCCGAGCAATTACAGTATGGGGAAGATAAACCTAAAAGTGATTCCAATGCTCAATGGACTGGAGAATTTGAATCTTGGGGAAACGACAGCCCACTAGATAATGATGGAGTAGAGATACCTTTTTACATGGAAGTAGAACTTGCTGCAGGCCATGGCATTGCAGAAGCAACCGAATATAGTGGCCCTAAACTCAGATTTGCTAAGTCAACGCTGAAAAAACAAAATGTTGATGCTGATAACGCCGCTTGCGTTAGAGTAACGGGTAACAGTATGGAGCCCGTATTACCCCATGGCTCAACCATTGGAGTAGATACCGCAGCAACGAAGATAATCGACGGAAAGATGTACGCCATCAACCACGACGGTATGTTAAGGGTTAAAATGCTTTACAGGCTACCAGGTAATGGCCTGCGCATGCGTAGCTACAATATTGATGAATATCCAGACGAACGCTACGAAGCAGAAGAGCTTAAACACATAAAAATTATCGGCAAAGTATTCTGGTATTCAGTACTGGTATAA
- a CDS encoding GNAT family N-acetyltransferase: protein MHLTSAGCRTKWRVIHFAKDRKAAATPFVRCCGRYVQNQIRLRDQLKNLIIRKASSKDQLALLNLEQKVIEAERPFNNTIKPENAIYYDLKNLVTDDASHLVVAELKGKIIGSGYAQIRESKKSLKHTKHAYLGFMYVEPDYRGLGINKLIMESLIDWSKQQDIFDLYLDVYDGNDAAIRAYEKVGFVKSLVEMKINLGV, encoded by the coding sequence ATGCATTTAACAAGCGCAGGCTGCCGGACTAAATGGCGCGTCATCCACTTTGCAAAAGACCGCAAAGCGGCCGCCACCCCATTTGTCCGCTGCTGCGGGCGTTATGTGCAAAATCAAATCAGGTTGCGTGACCAATTGAAAAATTTAATTATTAGAAAAGCATCATCGAAAGATCAATTAGCTTTACTTAACTTAGAACAAAAAGTAATTGAAGCAGAGCGACCTTTTAACAATACAATAAAGCCTGAAAATGCAATTTATTATGATCTAAAAAATTTAGTTACAGATGATGCTTCCCACTTAGTGGTCGCTGAACTTAAGGGAAAAATTATTGGATCTGGTTACGCTCAAATTAGAGAGTCTAAGAAATCACTTAAACATACCAAACATGCTTATCTTGGCTTTATGTATGTCGAACCAGATTACAGAGGATTAGGTATAAATAAGCTGATTATGGAAAGTCTTATTGATTGGAGTAAACAACAGGATATATTTGACTTGTATTTAGATGTTTATGATGGAAATGATGCCGCCATAAGAGCTTATGAAAAAGTTGGTTTTGTTAAGTCTTTAGTTGAAATGAAAATAAATCTCGGTGTGTAA
- a CDS encoding GNAT family N-acetyltransferase → MIQYREVPCDLVPMNLLLLADPLESKVRDYLNGATCFGAFVENELVSVCVVNSNTDGEIELFNIASFQNMQGQGIGTKLLEFVISELKNRNVTKLILGTGTFGHQLAFYQRLGFRAEEVFKNFFVDNYDEPIYENGLQHYDMLRFTLHM, encoded by the coding sequence TTGATCCAATATAGAGAAGTACCTTGTGATCTTGTTCCAATGAATTTATTGCTTCTTGCTGATCCTCTAGAATCTAAAGTTCGTGACTATCTAAATGGTGCAACTTGCTTTGGTGCTTTTGTAGAAAACGAGCTTGTAAGTGTCTGCGTTGTAAACTCAAATACTGATGGTGAAATTGAGCTATTTAATATTGCTTCGTTTCAAAATATGCAAGGGCAAGGCATCGGGACAAAGTTGCTTGAGTTTGTTATTAGTGAGCTTAAGAATCGGAATGTAACAAAATTGATACTAGGCACTGGTACATTTGGGCATCAGTTAGCTTTTTACCAAAGGCTTGGCTTTAGAGCCGAAGAGGTTTTTAAAAACTTCTTCGTTGATAATTATGATGAGCCTATTTACGAAAATGGATTACAGCATTACGATATGTTGAGGTTTACTCTTCATATGTAA
- a CDS encoding tyrosine-type recombinase/integrase, with protein MALSDSKLRNIKAPYHGPIEIADRDGLSVRITKNAVIAFYYRFRWQAKQQRIKIGRYPDIKLSEARVTGLEYRQLLVDNLDPRCHGVNRGAARLLGDICNDFMKAYAHPQLSPTTVVLYESFISKYIMPNFNIDVERYRYTEWIKLLDGVRDDTTAANAGSILKRLKTVIRWSKVRGEIKSSACLDIPIKAIGAHQSRRERVLEWSEMAGLWRQVEASRATPKTKACVKLLILTGARNAEIRGAERCEFNLDKAIWILPKERSKTGKMIRRPLSNQSISIIESLDFIYGQDRHFLIEGLSQDKALSTHALNRYVQRLNEQLDYPHFVPHDFRRTISTRLSEQKIMPHVTEKMLGHELGGIMAIYNKHDWYDEQIIAYQLYWDLLKNHILQGS; from the coding sequence ATGGCATTATCTGATAGTAAATTAAGGAATATAAAAGCACCTTACCACGGCCCCATTGAGATTGCTGATCGTGATGGTTTAAGTGTACGAATTACAAAGAATGCTGTCATTGCCTTTTATTATCGCTTTCGTTGGCAAGCTAAGCAACAGCGAATCAAAATTGGTCGGTACCCGGATATCAAACTTTCCGAGGCTCGTGTAACTGGGCTGGAGTATAGGCAGCTGTTAGTTGACAACTTGGACCCTCGTTGCCATGGCGTTAATAGAGGTGCTGCCCGGCTGCTTGGTGATATCTGCAATGACTTTATGAAAGCATACGCTCACCCTCAGCTATCGCCAACGACTGTTGTTCTGTATGAAAGCTTTATCTCCAAGTACATAATGCCAAATTTCAATATCGATGTTGAGCGGTACCGATACACAGAATGGATTAAATTACTCGATGGCGTAAGAGATGATACGACAGCCGCAAACGCCGGCAGTATTCTTAAGCGTTTAAAAACGGTGATACGCTGGTCAAAAGTCCGTGGCGAAATTAAATCATCAGCATGCTTAGATATACCCATTAAGGCAATAGGTGCTCACCAGTCGCGCAGAGAGCGCGTATTAGAGTGGAGTGAGATGGCAGGGTTATGGCGTCAAGTTGAGGCGAGTAGAGCCACACCGAAAACCAAAGCTTGTGTAAAGCTACTTATTCTAACAGGTGCTCGTAATGCTGAGATAAGAGGCGCTGAACGCTGCGAGTTCAATCTTGATAAAGCGATATGGATATTGCCTAAAGAACGCTCTAAAACGGGCAAAATGATTCGGCGGCCATTAAGCAACCAAAGCATCAGTATCATTGAGTCGTTAGATTTTATTTATGGGCAAGACCGGCATTTCTTGATCGAGGGCTTAAGCCAGGATAAAGCGCTTTCTACGCATGCGCTAAATCGTTATGTGCAACGTCTTAATGAGCAACTCGATTATCCTCACTTTGTACCGCATGATTTCAGGCGAACAATATCAACTCGATTAAGTGAGCAAAAAATAATGCCGCATGTAACCGAAAAAATGTTGGGCCACGAGTTGGGTGGGATCATGGCTATTTACAATAAGCATGATTGGTATGACGAGCAGATCATTGCCTATCAGTTATATTGGGATTTGCTAAAGAATCATATTCTGCAGGGATCTTGA
- the sbcB gene encoding exodeoxyribonuclease I, translated as MNNTKKQDTIFWHDYETFGANPSKDRPSQFAGIRTDMDLNIVSEPVTFYCKVANDYLPSPEAILITGITPQLANLKGMPETEFMAKVNEQFSQPNTCVAGYNSIRFDDEVTRYGFYRNFIDPYAREWQKGNSRWDIIDLVRACYAFRPEGIEWPLKEDGTPSFKLEHLTKANGLSHEKAHDAMSDVYATIDMAKLIKQKQPKLFDYYFQLRRKQEVSKQLDVLNMQPLVHVSSKISAEHGCTTLIAPVAHHSSNKNAIICVNLAMDISPLIELDAEQIRERMYTRRDDLAADELPISVKQIHINKCPFVTSPKILTDELAQRLNIDKAFAREQYKLLKQHPELREKLVAVFDVEHDNGSQDPDLQLYSGGFFSSADKEKMEIIRHTLPQNLAALELNFDDQRLKEMLFRYRARNYPATLDESESMKWRDFCQSRLNDPEYMMRLENLVNDTANDEEKQKLLTALCHYLSNL; from the coding sequence ATGAATAACACTAAGAAACAAGATACAATTTTCTGGCACGATTACGAGACTTTCGGTGCAAACCCGTCAAAAGACAGACCATCACAGTTTGCCGGGATCAGAACAGATATGGATCTCAATATCGTCTCTGAACCTGTGACCTTTTACTGCAAGGTGGCAAACGATTACCTGCCCTCACCAGAGGCCATACTAATCACGGGTATCACCCCACAACTTGCCAACCTTAAGGGCATGCCAGAAACGGAATTTATGGCTAAGGTTAATGAGCAGTTCAGTCAGCCAAATACCTGTGTGGCTGGATATAACTCCATCCGCTTCGATGATGAAGTCACCCGCTATGGTTTCTATCGTAACTTCATCGATCCCTATGCACGTGAGTGGCAAAAAGGAAATTCGCGCTGGGATATTATCGATCTGGTCAGAGCCTGCTACGCTTTCAGACCCGAAGGCATTGAATGGCCACTAAAAGAAGATGGTACGCCAAGTTTTAAGTTAGAGCACCTCACCAAAGCGAATGGCCTGAGCCATGAGAAAGCCCACGATGCCATGTCAGATGTGTATGCCACCATAGATATGGCAAAACTCATTAAGCAGAAGCAACCTAAGCTGTTTGACTATTATTTTCAGCTGAGACGCAAGCAGGAAGTCAGCAAACAGCTTGATGTCCTCAACATGCAGCCCTTGGTCCATGTGAGTTCTAAAATCAGTGCCGAACATGGCTGCACCACGCTTATCGCACCTGTGGCGCATCACTCCAGCAATAAGAATGCCATTATCTGTGTCAATCTGGCCATGGACATCTCGCCTCTTATCGAATTGGATGCGGAGCAGATCAGGGAGCGCATGTATACCCGCAGGGACGATCTCGCCGCCGATGAACTGCCTATCAGCGTGAAACAGATACATATCAATAAATGTCCCTTTGTGACATCACCTAAGATACTCACGGATGAGCTTGCTCAGCGACTCAATATTGATAAAGCCTTCGCCAGAGAGCAATACAAGTTATTGAAACAGCATCCGGAGTTAAGAGAGAAGTTGGTCGCCGTCTTCGACGTAGAACATGACAATGGCAGCCAAGATCCCGATCTTCAACTCTATAGCGGTGGCTTCTTCAGCTCGGCAGATAAAGAGAAAATGGAGATTATCCGTCATACCTTGCCACAAAACCTGGCGGCCCTTGAGCTCAATTTCGATGATCAGAGGCTCAAGGAGATGTTGTTTAGATACCGGGCCAGAAACTACCCGGCAACGTTAGATGAGTCTGAGTCGATGAAGTGGAGAGACTTCTGTCAATCCAGGCTGAACGATCCAGAATATATGATGCGTTTAGAAAACCTGGTCAATGACACTGCAAACGATGAAGAGAAACAGAAGTTACTAACAGCTTTATGTCATTATCTTAGCAATTTATAG
- the cdd gene encoding cytidine deaminase — protein MQDRFINCISQLPKPLSDALIPLLHEDFAGHIDAQQLAELVKASGLTEEKLLLALLPVAAALARPPISDFHVGAIAKGKSGDIYMGGNMELPGEALFHSVHAEQSAISHAWLSGETQIVDIVVNFSPCGHCRQFMNELVEGAQVRIHLPEQKAQPLTHYLPYAFGPSDLNVTAPLLSKQVHELSLDSSDPMIIEALDHASLSYAPYTSSFAAVVLETKDGATYCGRYAENAAFNPSMLPMQMALSTMARHNRLFSEIARAVLIESAQGKISLVGATMDALHAVAAVELEHIVLDPE, from the coding sequence ATGCAAGATAGATTTATAAACTGTATTTCTCAGTTACCGAAACCACTCTCAGATGCACTCATTCCTTTATTACACGAGGATTTTGCCGGCCATATCGATGCCCAGCAATTAGCTGAATTAGTTAAAGCCAGTGGCTTAACCGAAGAAAAATTACTACTGGCCCTGTTACCCGTAGCGGCGGCGCTTGCCAGACCCCCTATCAGTGATTTCCATGTCGGCGCCATTGCTAAAGGGAAAAGCGGCGATATCTACATGGGTGGAAATATGGAGTTGCCCGGTGAAGCCCTGTTTCACTCGGTCCATGCGGAGCAGAGTGCGATAAGTCACGCTTGGCTCAGCGGAGAGACTCAGATAGTCGATATCGTGGTGAATTTTTCTCCCTGCGGCCATTGCCGTCAATTTATGAATGAATTAGTCGAAGGCGCTCAGGTTAGAATCCACCTACCTGAGCAAAAAGCGCAACCACTCACACACTACTTGCCTTATGCGTTTGGCCCGTCGGATCTCAATGTCACAGCACCACTGCTATCCAAGCAAGTCCATGAGCTAAGTTTAGACAGTTCAGATCCCATGATCATCGAAGCCTTAGACCATGCAAGCCTGAGTTACGCTCCCTATACCAGTAGTTTTGCCGCAGTGGTATTAGAAACGAAAGACGGTGCCACCTATTGTGGACGCTATGCCGAGAATGCGGCATTTAATCCCTCTATGTTACCTATGCAGATGGCGCTATCGACCATGGCTCGCCACAACAGACTCTTTAGCGAGATAGCCCGGGCTGTGCTGATCGAATCCGCCCAAGGCAAGATATCCCTAGTCGGTGCAACTATGGATGCGCTACATGCCGTCGCCGCAGTAGAGCTCGAGCATATCGTGCTAGACCCGGAATAA
- a CDS encoding NAD(P)-dependent oxidoreductase: MAKLAFIGLGVMGYPMAGHLVKSGHEVSVYNRTESKAQDWVAEFGGKCHLTPKLAAQGQDMVFICVGNDDDLRQVTLGDDGVLAGMNSGTILVDHTTASADIAREIGAIAAKAGIGFLDAPVSGGQAGAENGVLTVMVGGDETVFGEAVSVIKAYSRCVERLGEVGAGQLTKMVNQICIAGVVQGLAEGLHFARSAGLDGEKVIEVISKGAAQSWQMENRYQTMWQGEYNLGFAVDWMRKDLNIALNEARTNGSHLPLTALVDQFYSEVQAIGGNRWDTSSLLAKLERNRK, translated from the coding sequence ATGGCGAAACTAGCATTTATCGGATTAGGCGTGATGGGTTATCCCATGGCGGGTCACTTGGTTAAGTCGGGGCATGAGGTTAGCGTCTACAACCGCACAGAATCAAAAGCCCAAGATTGGGTCGCTGAATTTGGCGGTAAGTGTCATCTAACACCTAAACTCGCCGCCCAGGGACAAGATATGGTGTTTATCTGTGTCGGCAATGATGACGACCTAAGGCAGGTTACATTAGGCGACGACGGGGTGCTTGCAGGCATGAACTCAGGCACAATTTTGGTTGATCATACAACAGCATCCGCCGATATTGCCAGAGAAATTGGCGCCATTGCGGCCAAAGCTGGCATAGGTTTCCTCGATGCTCCCGTGTCAGGCGGACAGGCGGGTGCCGAAAATGGCGTGCTGACTGTGATGGTCGGTGGTGATGAAACGGTTTTTGGCGAGGCTGTGTCGGTTATCAAGGCATATTCTCGTTGTGTAGAACGTTTAGGTGAAGTGGGTGCGGGTCAGTTGACTAAAATGGTCAATCAAATATGTATCGCGGGTGTGGTACAAGGCTTGGCGGAAGGTTTGCACTTTGCTCGCAGCGCCGGACTCGATGGTGAGAAAGTCATCGAGGTGATCAGCAAGGGGGCGGCACAATCCTGGCAAATGGAAAATCGTTATCAAACCATGTGGCAAGGCGAGTATAACCTGGGGTTTGCCGTCGACTGGATGAGAAAAGATCTCAATATTGCCCTGAATGAAGCGAGAACAAATGGCTCTCACTTACCCTTGACGGCCTTGGTGGATCAATTTTACTCAGAGGTTCAGGCAATCGGTGGCAACAGATGGGATACCTCGAGTCTGTTGGCTAAGTTGGAAAGGAATCGTAAATAG
- a CDS encoding ATP-binding protein, with protein sequence MHHIPQIQCAIVDDIRYVQKNTQDTSVLFELIAHRNERHSLIITSNQSFEE encoded by the coding sequence TTGCACCATATACCCCAAATACAGTGTGCTATCGTCGATGATATCAGGTATGTACAAAAAAATACTCAGGATACGAGCGTGTTGTTCGAGTTAATAGCTCACCGAAATGAACGACACAGCCTGATAATCACCTCAAATCAATCATTTGAAGAGTAG
- a CDS encoding methyl-accepting chemotaxis protein, producing MLKRHLYCFGSFIIISISFFLFIFYLYSLSSARSEKFTEASLSSVMMLTEFLQTSADLTSNIRMYASSKDELFLKRYENIVKWRGGEIPRPNLSIKGGEIVSQRDILIGLGFIGEEMKYYDKSFSLSNQLVVLETKSANMMKSGNVSGALDLLYSKQYKDELYKIHHPVQQLLKLVDARLKSSKNYVKEDLSNYTKIIITSSSVLIIVTLFYFVFIYKYLLNSVGGEPVNIEGMVSELANGNLSQIFTVTGKETGIYASVIKLNEKLLGVINTSLFISDNVMSSSEELTTVMTNTAKNTQSELSQIEEISTAISELSSTSKEVSWNAVQAEDETREAIDNVQKGNKVLMQLIVLTQSINTSVQETANMIEELKNSTNIISDVTNIISAISEQTNLLALNATIEAARAGEQGRGFAVVADEVRDLAGKTQKSTENIQGIISKLQAQSEKSNDNMIANVISIRESVKLSENVKASFDDISHSVQAISDINALVAAASQEQYSVTEDIAKNTTRTFDLVNENVAAVDQTLQASQELATLAERQNQVLSFFKV from the coding sequence ATGTTAAAGCGTCATTTATATTGTTTCGGTAGTTTTATTATTATATCGATCTCATTTTTTCTGTTTATTTTTTATTTATATTCATTATCTAGTGCAAGGTCAGAAAAATTTACAGAGGCATCATTAAGTAGCGTGATGATGCTCACAGAGTTTCTTCAAACAAGCGCGGATTTAACTAGCAATATTAGAATGTATGCATCATCAAAAGATGAACTGTTTTTAAAGCGTTATGAAAATATCGTTAAATGGAGAGGAGGTGAGATCCCACGACCTAATTTATCAATTAAAGGAGGCGAAATAGTGTCACAAAGGGATATACTCATAGGTTTAGGGTTTATTGGAGAAGAAATGAAGTATTATGATAAGAGTTTTTCTTTATCTAATCAATTAGTCGTTCTCGAAACTAAAAGTGCAAATATGATGAAGTCTGGAAATGTAAGTGGCGCTCTAGATTTATTATACTCTAAACAATATAAAGATGAGCTGTATAAAATACACCACCCTGTTCAGCAACTGTTAAAATTAGTTGATGCTAGGCTTAAGAGTTCCAAGAATTACGTTAAGGAAGATTTATCCAACTATACCAAAATAATAATTACTTCTTCCTCAGTCTTAATAATCGTTACTTTATTTTATTTTGTATTTATTTATAAGTATTTGCTTAACTCTGTTGGTGGAGAGCCTGTAAATATTGAGGGGATGGTTTCCGAACTTGCTAACGGTAACTTATCTCAAATATTTACAGTGACAGGTAAAGAAACTGGTATTTATGCTTCGGTTATTAAATTAAATGAAAAACTGTTAGGTGTGATTAACACTTCACTTTTTATATCTGATAATGTCATGTCCTCTTCTGAAGAACTTACAACTGTAATGACAAATACAGCTAAAAATACACAAAGTGAATTATCACAGATAGAAGAGATATCAACCGCTATCAGTGAGTTATCCAGTACTTCAAAAGAGGTATCGTGGAATGCGGTTCAGGCCGAAGATGAAACAAGAGAAGCCATTGATAATGTTCAGAAAGGGAATAAAGTCTTAATGCAGTTGATTGTATTGACACAAAGTATCAATACTTCGGTGCAAGAAACAGCTAATATGATTGAAGAGCTAAAAAATAGCACTAATATAATTAGTGACGTCACCAATATAATTAGTGCTATTTCTGAGCAAACCAATTTATTAGCCTTAAACGCAACGATTGAAGCGGCTCGTGCTGGTGAGCAAGGACGGGGGTTTGCTGTAGTTGCGGATGAAGTGCGTGATTTAGCAGGGAAAACACAGAAATCAACAGAAAACATTCAAGGGATTATTTCAAAGCTTCAAGCTCAATCGGAAAAATCGAATGACAATATGATTGCGAATGTGATTTCTATTCGAGAGTCGGTTAAATTATCTGAAAATGTAAAAGCATCCTTTGACGACATTTCTCATTCCGTTCAAGCCATATCAGACATTAACGCTTTAGTTGCTGCTGCTTCACAAGAGCAATACAGCGTGACAGAAGACATAGCGAAAAACACAACAAGAACGTTTGATTTGGTGAATGAAAATGTTGCAGCTGTAGATCAGACACTGCAAGCTTCACAAGAACTTGCTACACTGGCTGAAAGACAGAATCAAGTATTGTCTTTCTTTAAGGTGTAG
- a CDS encoding GGDEF domain-containing protein: MNDTYGHETGNYILQKITERLNSELRSDDLLFRTGGDEFVILFNIFNHDKYQSELKSFAIKISEIISTTISLPEHNLFLNVSASIGIGIYPNDTDKLADLVALTDKAMYESKSRGSTFYLVSDL; encoded by the coding sequence ATAAATGACACTTATGGTCATGAAACAGGTAATTATATCTTACAAAAAATAACTGAACGGCTGAATTCTGAATTGAGATCGGATGATTTATTATTTCGAACGGGTGGGGATGAATTTGTTATTTTGTTCAACATCTTTAATCATGATAAATATCAAAGTGAGCTGAAGTCTTTTGCCATAAAAATTAGTGAAATCATCTCAACAACAATATCTCTACCTGAGCATAATTTATTTTTAAACGTCAGTGCCAGTATAGGCATCGGAATATACCCAAATGACACTGATAAGCTAGCAGATTTGGTTGCACTCACAGATAAAGCAATGTATGAATCAAAATCCCGAGGCTCCACATTCTATCTTGTCAGTGACTTGTAG
- a CDS encoding PAS domain S-box protein → MRELSDIKTFLEFLGDAILVTDKNTNIIFANTPCLALFGYTQSQFSTMRVNDLVSSNVKESHYEKMKSYISNKSPAKVMMSRGVMPCLNSNGEAFHARISIATMEVNNDTYGLAIIQDYSFVHNTIEELKNAANTDNLTGTYNQRYLHEVVNGLYRSISLSKSVGMIFFDLNKFKP, encoded by the coding sequence ATGAGAGAATTAAGTGATATTAAGACTTTTCTTGAATTTCTAGGCGACGCTATACTGGTCACTGATAAGAATACTAATATTATATTTGCTAATACCCCCTGTTTAGCGTTGTTTGGGTACACTCAATCTCAATTTTCAACCATGCGCGTTAACGATTTAGTCAGCTCTAATGTAAAAGAATCGCATTATGAGAAGATGAAATCTTACATCAGTAATAAATCACCCGCTAAAGTCATGATGTCACGGGGAGTGATGCCTTGCCTTAATTCAAATGGTGAGGCGTTTCACGCAAGAATATCCATCGCTACCATGGAAGTTAATAATGACACATATGGTTTAGCCATTATCCAAGATTATTCATTTGTGCACAATACGATTGAAGAGTTAAAGAACGCTGCTAACACTGACAACCTAACTGGCACATACAACCAAAGGTATTTACATGAGGTCGTCAATGGACTTTATCGATCTATATCGTTATCTAAATCAGTTGGTATGATATTTTTTGACCTAAATAAATTTAAGCCATAA
- a CDS encoding diguanylate cyclase produces MDNQGTILIVDDTSTNIAVLAACLQHHYHLKFAMNGQRCLELAETKPIPDLILLDIVMPDMDGYDVCRHLKENPVTQNIPIIFVTGKSSEQEEELGLQLGAVDYITKPIRPGIVLARVRTQIILKRQRDKLRCMALHDQLTGLFNRHFLIEVANKKIAQVSRHNGILSLMMIDIDHFKKVNDRFGHQSGDAVLKSVAKVLSAINRKEDIVARYGGEEFVVLLDNCAIIDAEDKAEQVRQQIEASVPEGIFITASFGIAEYQMI; encoded by the coding sequence ATGGATAATCAAGGAACGATTCTTATAGTTGATGATACCAGTACTAATATTGCCGTGTTGGCTGCGTGTTTACAACACCATTATCACTTGAAATTCGCCATGAACGGCCAGCGTTGTTTAGAATTAGCCGAAACAAAGCCGATACCCGATTTGATCCTGCTGGATATCGTTATGCCAGATATGGATGGTTATGATGTTTGTCGACACTTAAAAGAAAATCCAGTTACCCAGAATATTCCAATTATCTTCGTGACGGGAAAAAGTAGTGAGCAGGAGGAGGAATTGGGTCTACAACTCGGTGCCGTTGATTATATCACTAAACCTATACGCCCCGGGATAGTGCTTGCTAGAGTCAGGACACAAATAATCTTGAAACGGCAACGTGATAAGCTAAGGTGCATGGCTTTACATGATCAACTTACTGGATTATTTAATCGACATTTTCTTATTGAAGTAGCCAATAAGAAGATAGCACAAGTTTCTCGCCATAATGGCATCTTGTCGTTGATGATGATAGATATTGATCACTTTAAAAAAGTGAATGACCGGTTTGGGCATCAATCTGGAGACGCGGTACTTAAGAGTGTTGCCAAAGTTTTGTCTGCTATCAATCGAAAAGAAGATATTGTGGCCCGCTATGGTGGAGAAGAGTTTGTGGTATTACTCGATAACTGCGCCATCATAGATGCTGAAGATAAAGCAGAACAAGTTAGGCAGCAGATTGAAGCATCAGTTCCTGAAGGTATCTTTATTACAGCCAGTTTTGGTATTGCAGAATATCAAATGATATGA
- a CDS encoding acyl-CoA thioesterase — MAGKEREITLRFLAEPADVNFGGKVHGGAVMKWIDLAAYACAAGWSGKYCITAYAGGIRFVKPIQVGNIVETSAKVIYTGRSSMHLGIDVRAGDPKNPERHLTTHCIVIMVAVDDSGNPTEVPEWVPESEQDIKLRDSAIRLMEMRKKIGAEMEAHVTT, encoded by the coding sequence ATGGCTGGTAAAGAGAGAGAGATAACCTTAAGGTTTCTTGCAGAGCCTGCAGATGTAAACTTTGGTGGTAAAGTCCATGGTGGGGCCGTAATGAAATGGATCGATCTGGCCGCTTACGCTTGTGCTGCCGGTTGGAGTGGTAAATATTGCATCACGGCTTACGCTGGCGGGATCCGCTTCGTGAAACCTATCCAGGTTGGTAATATTGTAGAAACCAGCGCTAAAGTGATCTACACCGGACGCTCATCCATGCATTTAGGCATAGACGTCAGAGCGGGCGATCCTAAGAACCCTGAGCGGCACTTGACCACACATTGTATCGTGATCATGGTGGCAGTGGATGATTCAGGCAATCCGACAGAAGTCCCTGAATGGGTGCCAGAGAGCGAGCAGGACATCAAGTTACGTGACTCTGCCATTCGTTTGATGGAGATGCGCAAGAAAATTGGCGCCGAGATGGAAGCGCACGTGACGACATAG